aaggtgagcgaggtttgccctatcacgcgcatcaagtgagtcttagccgattttactactgcctcgaaaattccaccccagtgggggcatcctggaggactgaaggtccaccgaataccgcgacgagagagggccgtttcaatatccacctggttattgttcaagaaatttactacatcccgcaagtaacggtccgcacctacaaaattcgttccgttatcggagcgtatcaattcgggtaagcctcgacgggacacaaatctatccaagctcgcaataaaggcttcaattgtaaggtcggcaacaacttcaagatgtacagctTTGGTTGAAAGGCAGACAAAAACGCAcagataagccttaattaacctaacattccgcaaacgtgaagccttgatcatgaaaggcccagcgaagtccgtaccaactccagaaaacggcctcatcttcttcactctgtctggaggcagatctcccatctgaggctgcatcgtagacgccttaagccgataacagggtaaacaccggaaaaggacgctccgaaccgtacgacgccctgacagaatccaaaattccctctggagggatgccaacagcgcattgcaaccggaatgcgaatttgcgatgtggcgatccatcaccaacaggtcaactaactggctcttcttgggaagtaaaagaggatggcgcgccgaataaggtaaattggagttacttaatctacctcccactcgaatcagcccctggccgtctacaaaggggctaagacgagcgatagctccacgaagcttagggcgcttagtccttagcgccttcaattctgaatgaaagctggtggcttgcacaacttcaattaatttcagcagcgccttcttccgctcgatgggacacacaacaggtgtcatattgcgttgagacaccgacaaacgacaattccgaataaacctcaaaatccaggcggtaaccttaaccagcttgtccaaggagctataacggttgatgagcagatccaaatccaacccctgaatCACTCCTCGATCCTCGAACTGCGCCGGTGCAGCCACGAGACCTGGAGGAACTTCTATGCGAGAGGGAGGCCACTGAGAAGCTTTCTTGGTGAGCCACTGGGGACcccaccataactgatgatcaactatttccgatgctaagcatccccgagaagcgcagtccgccggattgagctcaccaggcacgtgtctccatgttagagggacctcagaaccttgaatctgggagacacggttggccacgaaaacttcaagtgtatgaaccgaagccttcaaccagcacaacactatctggctgtctgtccaagcatagacagtgttttctaaatcaataaccgaccgtaaactagtagctgtatggtttaacaacctagtcaacagagcggcaccagacaactcgagcttcggaatcgtcatgcgtgtccgaagcggagcgaccttactcttagctaacaccaaccgtatatcaacccttccagttgaagaaaccgttcgcaagtataccgcagctgcgaatccgcgttccgaggcatccgaaaacccgtggagagacgccttgtatttgcccgcaggaaccagcttccgaggtattgacacgtggttaatatcagggagagacgagaaaaagttcaaccaatccttcaataggtcaccagcaatcccctcgtcccatgacaggttagcagaccacagtcgctgcatgaagcactttaagagaaaagtgacaggagcgatccaaccgtttggatcgaaggttcgagcaattgtggaaagcaccgttcgcttagaccatacctttggattttccaactccacccgataggtaaattcgtcttgaatcggacgatattgaatccctaggaccgacagcatgttagggttatcgacattctcgaaaagatggggatcctgttgaaactccgttggcaaaccagtcaacaactcaggacagttagacagccattttctcaactcgtacccgcccctgctcaaaaggcggatcagttcatccttgcgtgataaggcctcttcgacactgtcggcgcccgtacatacgtcatcgacatataggtcccgttccaaaatgtccgcagcacgagggtagtgcaaccgttccctcactgccagctcccgcaaagaacgaaccgccaaatatggactcgaccgcaacccgtaagtgttcctgttcagttcataaatttttatgggctcatctgagctttcacgccagagaatgagttgataccgcctatcctccggatgaatcaccgtttgcctgaacatcatacggatgtctgccacgaaaacgatctggtgccggcggaagctcgtcagtatgtctgaaatgtcccggttcagctttggacccgaatggagacactgatttaacgagacgccggaggaggtcgtgaccgaaccgtcaaacacgaccctaattttcccgttaggagttttcaaaaccgcatgatgaggcaggaaacagtgctctgtagcactccaatctaccttggaaaccgacatgtgacctaaggattcatactcccgcataaactctatatatttctgccggaacaccgcgtcgcgcctcatgcgtctctccattgacaaaagtctagtctctgctgccttcctcgaactgcctagcagtgggcgattcgcccgaaaaggaagtcttaacaagaaccggcccgaatagagacgacccgtattattctggtaaaacagctcacattcctcctcatccgggttaactcgataagctgtaggaggttcttctagttcccaaaaccgttggactacttccgaaagcgtagacccgaccagaaaattgtccgatttcctcgcagcgaccggccggaacgcaggacccaacaatacatgccctaattttgtgtccattgcaaccaaaccctccgcatgaagaacgcgcttcccagtcaggagcagcttccctagtacatccgccccaagtagtacgtctactggccccggggtgtcaaacttggggtccgctagccgtaagtctgaagtcaatgaccgtatgtaactgtttaccttcaccggagggtgacgacctatcacctcaggcatcaccaaagctgagactctaaactgtaagcgagggttgggattcgatgagaaaataaatgaagtgtgaccgatcacgtccgaaattctaacattgcccactccacgaatagaataagaagacttgtaaataggattgcccaaccgtactgcaaggttgctcgacataatactgccctgtgcgccggaatccaacagagctcgagcaaacacagtgttgccatccgaatccaacacccgaacagaagcggtaggaagtaaaacagcttctgGGGCTGGGGCAACACTGCAGTGAGCGGCAATTTCCTAGCGGGGGCCCGGGTCCCCGCTATCCCGGTCGGCGCGCGACGGAAGGTCGTAGCGTGCCAGCGGATCCCACGCTCCCACATAAGGCCCTCGTTTCCCGTCCCGCCTCATATACCTCCGTGTACGATGGCCAAACGGGCCAAACACTGGAGGGAGTCGCTCCAGCGTCGGCCGCTCCCTCAGCGGAGGGGAAAACCGTACTTCTGAGGGAAGGGGAGACGAGTGAGCAGGGCTACTCGATCCAGCAGGCGAACACGGCCCCGCACGGGGGGACAACGTGGCCACCCCGGCGTAGCTAGTGGGCATCCGCTGGCACCCACCCGCAGTACCCAACCCGACGCCTCCCTGCGAAGCCTCTTCCCGAGGGTCCACGCCGCCGAATTGGCGAGGGCTACGACCGGTGCGCTCACCGGTCGGCGAGGCTGGATGACTGCATCCGGATGACCTCGGAGTGGCGGCAGACTCCAGACACAGgagggcatggtgccgaccgtcgcaattagggcacaattgtggctgtggacagacgctcgccgtgtgcggcccaaaacaaaaaaagcaccatcgccgctgggcaacgatgttgcgtctacccctgatgcgcgtcgaccggaacctcggacaggtggctacgtcgtgcccgctctcatgacagaaggcacaccgtgggcctcccaccgctgccatgagcgcagtcagtcgttgagacggccccctcttatcccctccccctcccctctgagcaaccgaaacggcgtggccggaagccggcacacgcgacccagaggaggagggtggtggcataatctcgtgtctgcgactttcggcttctaaaaatgccagcagattggccagggtaggcagttcgtccctacctgcgttgtcctgctgctcgaagcgagtgagcacctcaaccggcagcctacctgcaacaatataaaagagcagataTGACCATTGGTCTACTGGTAGACCCAAATTGCCCAAGGCCTTAGTAGCCACCGTAACTGGATTCAGTACCTCGGTTCTGATATCGGACGCCCGAGAAAGTTTGGGTATCGCAAACAGCCTGGCCAGCTGAGCGTCTACCAaccgtcgttgattttgatatcggtcgaaaaggatctggcgtgcgaccgcataattgtcgttggtgataggcaagtgtgccaccaattcaccaggttcacctcgcagagcaccccgaagctgagccatcttataagaggcagtcaagtccgaccgaccatggaccaggctgtcaaacaaatttataaagccgacccactcgttcagatcaccgtggaagatcggCAGGTCGATGGAGGGGAGGCGTGATATGACGCCTGACGTAGTTCCCGAACCTCCATTACCACCGGATGACGACTGCTTCTTAATATCGGCCACCCGTTGCAGAATGGCATCAGCGTACTCCTGACACTGGTCCACGTCAAGACCGATGGCATGGATCACCTCCTTCTCCACTTCGGACCCCAAAGCAACGAGGTCAGACAACCGATCGTACACTACCTCCAACCGTTCGTGCACCTGAGACGCCCTATCGAGCAATGCCGCATCCCTATCTGTTCTGTCAATCAAAGCATGAGCTGATGCGAACCATCGGAGCTCACTAGTCACCTTCCCGCGAATGTAGGATACCGACATGTTACTTGCAGTTTACaacaagaccaaaaaaaaactcaaaaaaaaaaaatcaaaaaaaaaattcaaaaaaaaataaaaaaaagtaaaaaaaaaattaaaattcaaataaaaaaaaataacaaaggaattatttaaaggagtgtacgagtgagcccaccaaaatattcctactcctaagtatttaggtaacctagacctcaccactgtaccaaggacaccccaacaaataagaacaaacttaaaattaaaagttataagatagaaaattgctgatacCAGGTTTTGAGTTGCAACTAAACTCAAGCGCACCTAGCCTCTAGACTATAACTAGAAGCTAGTCACCAAACAGgacccaatcaacaatttactatcacaaagtattcacaccgttcaacgggtaagtcaaataacaaaattaaaattaaaaattaattatatgatagcaaattgctgataaaaatttgtgaattaattttcaaacactgatggcctcaggactataccaaagc
The sequence above is drawn from the Bombyx mori chromosome 11, ASM3026992v2 genome and encodes:
- the LOC101736246 gene encoding uncharacterized protein LOC101736246 isoform X1; protein product: MSSNLAVRLGNPIYKSSYSIRGVGNVRISDVIGHTSFIFSSNPNPRLQFRVSALVMPEVIGRHPPVKVNSYIRSLTSDLRLADPKFDTPGPVDVLLGADVLGKLLLTGKRVLHAEGLVAMDTKLGHVLLGPAFRPVAARKSDNFLVGSTLSEVVQRFWELEEPPTAYRVNPDEEECELFYQNNTGRLYSGRFLLRLPFRANRPLLGSSRKAAETRLLSMERRMRRDAVFRQKYIEFMREYESLGHMSVSKVDWSATEHCFLPHHAVLKTPNGKIRVVFDGSVTTSSGVSLNQCLHSGPKLNRDISDILTSFRRHQIVFVADIRMMFRQTVIHPEDRRYQLILWRESSDEPIKIYELNRNTYGLRSSPYLAVRSLRELAVRERLHYPRAADILERDLYVDDVCTGADSVEEALSRKDELIRLLSRGGYELRKWLSNCPELLTGLPTEFQQDPHLFENVDNPNMLSVLGIQYRPIQDEFTYRVELENPKVWSKRTVLSTIARTFDPNGWIAPVTFLLKCFMQRLWSANLSWDEGIAGDLLKDWLNFFSSLPDINHVSIPRKLVPAGKYKASLHGFSDASERGFAAAVYLRTVSSTGRVDIRLVLAKSKVAPLRTRMTIPKLELSGAALLTRLLNHTATSLRSVIDLENTVYAWTDSQIVLCWLKASVHTLEVFVANRVSQIQGSEVPLTWRHVPGELNPADCASRGCLASEIVDHQLWWGPQWLTKKASQWPPSRIEVPPGLVAAPAQFEDRGVIQGLDLDLLINRYSSLDKLVKVTAWILRFIRNCRLSVSQRNMTPVVCPIERKKALLKLIEVVQATSFHSELKALRTKRPKLRGAIARLSPFVDGQGLIRVGGRLSNSNLPYSARHPLLLPKKSQLVDLLVMDRHIANSHSGCNALLASLQREFWILSGRRTVRSVLFRCLPCYRLKASTMQPQMGDLPPDRVKKMRPFSGVGTDFAGPFMIKASRLRNVRLIKAYLCVFVCLSTKAVHLEVVADLTIEAFIASLDRFVSRRGLPELIRSDNGTNFVGADRYLRDVVNFLNNNQVDIETALSRRGIRWTFSPPGCPHWGGIFEAVVKSAKTHLMRVIGQTSLTFEELTTVFCKIEAVLNSRPLCPLSSDPNDLESLTPGHFLIGQPLNALPEYPLSDIKPGRLRRYQMLQQMSQDFWKRWSLEYLHLLQQRFKWTDRTSPPHVGDLVLVKDANLPPLRWRRGRIVNLFPGKDGTPRSAEVLVGDSVLKRAVTTLSRLPVD